In a genomic window of Tissierella sp. Yu-01:
- the ruvA gene encoding Holliday junction branch migration protein RuvA has product MFEFIIGKIVSIKNDYVVIQNNGIGYKVFTSSYTMSKLILGKSEQILYTQLQVREDGMFLFGFASEEEMDMFNLLILVSKIGPKTAVGILSALSPAQIKVAILNKNIDELCKGPGVGKKTAERIIVELRDRIDVNSITEEIEEGSTINNDYNEAIQALMSLGYSRYEVERVINTIETENMNLETMIKEGLKRLSKH; this is encoded by the coding sequence TTGTTTGAATTTATTATAGGAAAAATTGTATCGATAAAAAATGATTATGTAGTTATACAAAATAATGGTATTGGATATAAAGTTTTTACATCTTCTTATACAATGAGCAAACTTATATTAGGAAAAAGTGAACAAATCCTATATACACAGCTTCAAGTAAGAGAAGATGGTATGTTTTTATTTGGATTTGCTTCAGAAGAAGAGATGGATATGTTTAATCTATTAATTCTTGTTTCTAAAATAGGCCCTAAAACAGCTGTGGGTATTTTATCCGCTTTATCACCAGCTCAAATAAAGGTGGCAATATTAAATAAGAATATAGATGAGTTATGTAAGGGACCTGGTGTAGGTAAGAAAACTGCTGAAAGAATTATAGTAGAATTAAGGGATAGAATAGATGTAAATTCTATAACTGAAGAAATAGAAGAAGGAAGTACCATTAATAATGATTATAACGAGGCAATTCAAGCTTTAATGAGTCTAGGTTATTCAAGATATGAAGTTGAGAGAGTAATAAATACGATTGAGACTGAAAATATGAACTTAGAAACAATGAT
- the ruvC gene encoding crossover junction endodeoxyribonuclease RuvC, with translation MIILGIDPGIAIVGYGVIECKGNKFKAIDYGAITTDSNMIFPDRLKLVYDQLTEIIEKYDPDDMAIEELFYNKNAKTVIKVGQARGVEILAAVNRDIPIYEYTPLQIKQAVVGYGRAEKHQVQEMVKLLLNLKKIPKPDDVADALAVALTHGSTLNFKESFRMK, from the coding sequence ATGATAATATTAGGTATTGACCCAGGTATTGCAATTGTAGGTTATGGTGTTATAGAATGTAAAGGTAATAAGTTTAAGGCCATAGATTATGGTGCAATCACTACAGACTCGAACATGATATTTCCTGATAGGCTAAAGCTAGTTTATGACCAGTTAACAGAGATTATAGAAAAATATGATCCTGATGATATGGCTATAGAAGAGCTCTTCTATAATAAAAATGCAAAAACAGTAATAAAAGTTGGACAAGCGAGAGGTGTTGAAATTCTTGCTGCAGTAAACAGAGATATTCCTATATATGAGTATACGCCTTTGCAAATAAAGCAGGCGGTAGTAGGTTATGGAAGGGCTGAAAAGCATCAAGTACAGGAGATGGTGAAATTACTGTTAAATTTAAAGAAGATTCCAAAGCCTGATGATGTTGCAGATGCGCTAGCAGTAGCATTAACTCATGGTAGTACATTAAACTTTAAAGAGAGTTTTAGAATGAAATAA
- a CDS encoding BofC C-terminal domain-containing protein produces MFKFNNKNKYVFALFFVLFIISFGIGYFVMDNNLNKENEQLAHENNIINEEHPNIEIIREENRITPNTFIEERIHYKECGHLVSNVYLAPDNIVNMTKEELVEHLYNNSSNLSLVTFSNVKVILWGERNHLCKDHYVVGVENGKIAIYTINDNGERILDKVFVEYPINVLIDIDQEKLKDGIIVDSVDELSDILQDYIS; encoded by the coding sequence ATGTTTAAGTTCAATAATAAAAATAAATATGTTTTTGCATTATTTTTTGTTTTGTTTATAATTAGTTTTGGAATTGGATACTTTGTTATGGATAATAATCTTAATAAAGAAAATGAGCAACTTGCACATGAAAATAATATAATCAATGAAGAGCATCCGAATATTGAAATAATAAGGGAAGAAAATAGGATAACACCAAATACTTTTATAGAGGAAAGAATTCACTATAAGGAGTGTGGACATCTAGTATCTAATGTCTATCTTGCACCAGATAATATTGTTAACATGACAAAAGAGGAACTAGTAGAGCATCTTTATAATAATTCATCAAACTTAAGTCTTGTGACATTTTCTAATGTAAAGGTTATATTATGGGGGGAAAGAAATCATCTTTGTAAGGATCACTATGTTGTCGGTGTAGAAAATGGGAAAATTGCTATTTATACAATTAATGATAATGGAGAGAGAATTTTAGACAAAGTTTTTGTTGAATATCCAATAAATGTATTAATAGATATAGATCAAGAAAAATTGAAAGACGGCATTATCGTTGACAGTGTTGATGAACTCTCAGATATTTTGCAGGACTATATAAGTTAA
- the asnA gene encoding aspartate--ammonia ligase encodes MMMVNGLTAREAQVGIKLLKDYFEKRLAEKLNLMRVSAPLFVKSGTGINDDLSGNEKAVSFEMRKYGEKLEIVQSLAKWKRMALKWYEFEPGEGLYTDMNAIRPDEEVDKIHSIYVDQWDWEKVITKEDRTIDYLKSVVDSIYEAMVETEEFINARYPHRLNRKLPDKIKFITTQELENIYPDKCPKEREHLIAKEYGAVFLNKIGGALISGKPHDGRSPDYDDWELNGDILVWNPILDDSLELSSMGIRVSEESLRNQLKIAGKEDRENLEYHKALISGQLPYTIGGGIGQSRLCMFYLQAKHIGQVQASIWPDEMIKQCEEDDIFLL; translated from the coding sequence ATGATGATGGTAAATGGCTTAACTGCTCGAGAAGCACAAGTTGGAATAAAGTTATTAAAGGATTATTTTGAAAAACGATTAGCGGAAAAACTGAATTTAATGAGAGTTTCAGCCCCTCTATTTGTTAAATCAGGTACAGGTATCAATGACGATTTAAGTGGTAATGAAAAAGCTGTATCTTTTGAAATGAGAAAATATGGAGAAAAATTAGAAATTGTACAGTCATTAGCTAAGTGGAAAAGAATGGCGCTTAAATGGTATGAATTTGAACCTGGTGAAGGATTATATACAGATATGAATGCCATAAGACCTGATGAAGAAGTAGATAAAATACATTCTATTTATGTTGACCAATGGGATTGGGAGAAGGTAATCACTAAAGAAGATAGAACAATTGATTATCTTAAGTCTGTAGTTGATAGTATATATGAAGCCATGGTGGAGACTGAAGAGTTTATCAATGCAAGATATCCTCATAGGCTAAACAGAAAGCTACCTGATAAAATTAAATTTATTACAACACAGGAGTTAGAGAACATATATCCAGACAAATGTCCAAAAGAAAGAGAACATCTTATTGCTAAAGAATATGGAGCAGTCTTCTTAAACAAAATTGGTGGTGCTTTAATATCTGGAAAACCACATGATGGACGTTCACCTGATTATGATGATTGGGAATTAAATGGAGATATATTAGTTTGGAATCCTATATTGGACGATTCTTTAGAATTATCAAGTATGGGTATCAGAGTATCAGAAGAATCATTAAGAAATCAATTAAAAATTGCAGGTAAAGAGGATAGAGAAAACCTTGAATACCATAAGGCTCTTATATCTGGGCAATTACCTTATACAATTGGTGGAGGAATTGGTCAGTCTAGATTGTGTATGTTCTATCTTCAAGCTAAGCATATAGGTCAAGTTCAGGCATCAATCTGGCCAGATGAAATGATAAAACAATGTGAAGAAGATGATATATTTTTATTGTAA
- a CDS encoding zinc dependent phospholipase C family protein, translated as MFKIFADTHKIIATNMYDNVLKIYGIKLNKDKLLWGSVAPDIYPKYKFIRHYQDESINYITKEIMKIIFISRYLDFSKILDPLGMNLLSSKIGIISHYLSDYVCLPHANRWTFADSMIKHIKYESKLNDYAKIHTFKKNIINVDDIDIFDNELISLRTKIKDYIINVVSEYSSKTGLKNDLDFALSLNLKITCFILDTIEAYSEDIHNKFALEF; from the coding sequence TTGTTTAAAATATTTGCAGATACACATAAAATAATAGCTACGAATATGTACGATAACGTGCTTAAAATATATGGTATTAAGCTAAATAAAGACAAATTGTTATGGGGTTCAGTAGCCCCAGATATATATCCAAAATATAAATTTATAAGACATTATCAAGATGAAAGTATAAATTATATAACAAAAGAAATAATGAAAATAATATTTATTAGCAGATATTTGGATTTTAGTAAAATTCTAGATCCCTTAGGGATGAATTTATTAAGCAGTAAAATTGGAATTATATCCCATTATCTTTCAGATTATGTTTGTTTACCCCATGCTAATAGATGGACTTTTGCAGATTCTATGATTAAACATATTAAGTATGAATCAAAATTAAATGATTATGCAAAAATTCACACATTTAAAAAGAATATAATAAATGTGGATGATATTGATATATTTGATAATGAATTAATATCCTTAAGAACAAAGATAAAGGATTATATTATTAATGTAGTAAGTGAATATTCTTCTAAAACAGGATTAAAAAATGATTTGGATTTTGCTTTATCTTTAAATTTGAAAATAACATGTTTTATATTAGATACTATAGAAGCTTATTCAGAAGATATTCACAATAAATTTGCATTAGAATTTTAA
- a CDS encoding macro domain-containing protein: protein MKYKNTKINIFKGDITEQKVDAIVNAANNTLLGGGGVDGAIHIKGGRIILEQCKKIGGCPTGEARITTAGDLPCKYVIHTVGPIYGANHDRKNLYNSYFNSLKLALNYDIKTIAFPAISTGAYNYPVEEAAEISGTAINDFLDAYEGLDEINIILYNDKNFEVFKESFSKRFI, encoded by the coding sequence TTGAAATATAAAAATACTAAGATAAATATATTTAAAGGCGATATTACTGAACAAAAAGTTGATGCTATTGTAAATGCTGCAAACAATACTCTATTAGGTGGCGGGGGTGTAGATGGTGCTATTCATATAAAAGGTGGTAGGATTATATTAGAACAATGTAAAAAAATTGGTGGATGTCCTACAGGAGAAGCTAGAATAACAACAGCAGGTGATTTACCATGTAAATATGTTATTCATACTGTAGGTCCTATATATGGTGCAAATCATGACCGAAAAAATCTTTATAACTCTTATTTCAATTCTTTAAAACTAGCTTTAAATTATGACATAAAAACAATTGCATTTCCAGCGATCTCAACTGGTGCTTATAATTATCCTGTAGAAGAAGCAGCAGAAATTTCTGGAACAGCGATAAATGATTTTCTGGATGCTTATGAAGGGTTAGATGAAATTAATATTATACTATATAATGATAAAAACTTTGAAGTGTTTAAAGAAAGCTTTTCAAAGAGATTTATATAA
- a CDS encoding glycosyl hydrolase family 18 protein, with the protein MKRKILLVILVFILSVSVNLYISNKPNTDVISYSDELYLIIEDKIIEYGKPAIIKNDVIYFSFDFIKEYIDTNLFYDEVEEMVIFTSDEYVKKFKLSDNKGSINLKEYYIDYPIIRQEDVIYIPVDLIIDDYEIVVNYYNNTNAIVVDYTDMYYLQGEIILENPIIRSDLDKKAPIVSSSVNLGSIVNVYGEFENWYEIRTNDGTHGFIEKKFLKLNHTKDVYKTELVNINVDEITMDYKINLTWDYTYSKVKFTDNIKEIPGVNVISPTWFSILDVEGNIQDKGNKDYVKKYKDLGYELWPLVDNSFNPDITHKFLKSSSGRDKIISNLIDIYMDYGFDGINIDFENVYLKDKDLLTQFVRELYPIFKEEGLVVSMDVTTLSTSENWSLCYDRSRLHESLDYIMLMAYDQHWASSPIAGSVAEYTWVENGLIKVLEQVPNEKLILAVPFYTRLWIIEGSNITSKSLSMKIANDFIEDNQIIPVWNEEIGQYYGEIRKGDTEYKIWLEDENSLCYKTSLIHKYNLAGIASWRKGYETENIWESIDDYLN; encoded by the coding sequence TTGAAAAGGAAAATTCTATTAGTAATATTAGTATTTATTTTATCTGTAAGTGTAAATTTATATATCTCTAATAAACCTAACACGGATGTAATATCCTATTCAGATGAATTGTATTTAATAATAGAAGATAAAATAATCGAATATGGAAAACCCGCTATTATAAAGAATGATGTAATATATTTTTCATTTGATTTTATTAAGGAGTATATAGATACTAACTTATTCTATGATGAAGTTGAAGAGATGGTCATATTTACTAGCGATGAATATGTAAAAAAGTTTAAGTTAAGCGATAATAAAGGAAGTATAAACTTAAAGGAATATTATATTGATTATCCAATTATTAGACAGGAAGATGTTATTTATATACCAGTTGATTTAATTATTGATGATTATGAAATTGTTGTAAATTATTATAATAATACAAATGCAATTGTTGTTGATTATACTGATATGTATTATCTACAAGGAGAAATTATTTTAGAGAATCCTATTATAAGAAGCGATTTAGATAAGAAAGCTCCTATTGTTTCAAGCAGTGTAAACTTAGGCAGCATTGTTAATGTATATGGAGAGTTTGAAAATTGGTATGAAATAAGAACTAATGATGGCACACATGGTTTCATAGAGAAAAAGTTTCTAAAACTTAATCATACGAAGGATGTTTATAAGACTGAATTAGTTAATATAAATGTAGATGAAATAACCATGGATTATAAAATTAATCTAACATGGGATTATACTTATTCTAAAGTTAAATTTACTGATAATATAAAAGAAATACCAGGTGTAAATGTTATTTCTCCAACATGGTTTTCTATTTTAGATGTTGAAGGGAATATTCAGGATAAAGGCAATAAAGATTATGTAAAAAAATATAAGGATTTAGGTTATGAACTTTGGCCCTTAGTGGATAATAGTTTTAATCCTGATATAACTCATAAGTTCTTAAAGTCTTCTTCTGGAAGGGATAAGATAATTTCTAATTTAATTGATATATATATGGATTATGGTTTTGATGGTATTAACATAGATTTTGAAAATGTATATTTAAAGGATAAGGATTTACTAACTCAATTTGTTAGAGAGCTTTATCCTATTTTTAAGGAAGAGGGTCTAGTAGTATCTATGGATGTTACTACTTTGTCTACAAGCGAAAATTGGTCATTATGCTATGATAGAAGTAGATTGCATGAATCATTAGACTATATTATGTTAATGGCATATGATCAACATTGGGCAAGTAGTCCAATTGCTGGTTCTGTTGCGGAATACACTTGGGTAGAAAATGGTCTTATAAAAGTATTAGAACAAGTACCTAATGAAAAGCTTATATTAGCAGTTCCTTTCTATACAAGGCTTTGGATAATTGAAGGTTCTAATATTACTTCTAAGTCCTTATCAATGAAAATTGCAAATGACTTTATTGAGGATAATCAAATTATACCAGTGTGGAATGAGGAAATTGGTCAATATTATGGAGAGATTAGAAAGGGAGATACTGAATATAAGATATGGCTAGAAGATGAAAATTCTTTATGTTACAAAACATCTTTAATACACAAATATAATTTAGCTGGTATAGCTTCATGGAGGAAAGGGTATGAAACTGAAAATATATGGGAAAGTATAGACGATTATTTGAATTAA
- the cphA gene encoding cyanophycin synthetase, translating to MNIINIKAYKGRNIYSHKPVLKFIVDLEDLNNKSTKDFYNFNEDLINIFPNIVEHHCGLGKHGGFVERINEGTYFGHVIEHLTLELQVMLGYDVYFGKTRALGNSSLYYIIIEFKNENVAIECVKQSMNIIDKIIFNEYVDLENILYDLNRTKDRYEFGLSTKSIYEEAKKRGIPVRRLGNESILELGYGKYSRKIQAALTDSTSGISIDISCNKQITKQLLNENNIPTPLGDMAHTIEDALDIAQYIGYPVVIKPLDGNQGKGVVLNVRNSQELEDNYHIPLKYSDCVIVEKCITGSDYRVLVINNKVSAVAERKPPEVIGDGIHTIEELVDLENKNELRGNGHEKPLTRIRLDTIAINYLYKNNLYEYYIPKAGERIRLRGNGNLSTGGSAIDCTGMIHPENEKLAIKAAKIIGLDIAGIDMIANDISKPLEECGGAVIEVNTAPGLRMHLNPTEGDGINVASDILDFLYPKGRPYSVPIFAITGTNGKTTTTRLISHTLSKSGKNVGMTTSSGIYINNECVKEGDNTGPLSTRNVLSSKDIDVAVLEVARGGIVRGGLGYDLADIGILTNIGEDHLGLDDIETIEDMAFVKSLVLEAVKPDGYSVINADDKMADYLLKRASGNIILFSINNTELFLNHINDGNIGINVENGTIYVYRNRKKIRLIELNQIPITFNGVLKCNIENVLAASSALFASGASLSTIREGLKSFKPDINMNPGRFNIFDLDNIKVMIDYGHNIDGYEQVGKFIKSLNVSRSIGVIGMPGDRPNNQIFEIGVKSSEYFSKIYIKEDRDLRDREPGEVANIIYNGLISADFNPSNIKIVLSETEALETAIRESRDGDFITMFYEELSPAVDVIKNYKDQKLIKKNTSYPTLSTNILTSVNYNKA from the coding sequence TTGAATATTATTAACATTAAAGCATATAAGGGAAGGAATATATATAGTCATAAGCCAGTACTCAAGTTTATAGTAGACCTTGAGGACTTAAATAATAAAAGCACAAAAGATTTTTATAATTTTAATGAGGACTTAATCAACATATTTCCAAATATAGTAGAACATCATTGTGGACTAGGGAAACATGGGGGCTTTGTTGAAAGAATAAATGAAGGAACTTACTTTGGACATGTAATAGAACATTTAACTTTAGAATTGCAAGTAATGCTGGGATATGATGTATATTTTGGAAAAACTAGAGCTTTAGGTAATTCTTCTTTATACTATATAATTATTGAATTCAAAAATGAGAATGTTGCAATTGAATGTGTAAAACAATCAATGAATATTATAGACAAAATAATTTTTAATGAGTATGTTGATTTGGAAAACATACTATATGATTTAAATAGAACTAAAGATAGATATGAATTTGGTCTTAGCACAAAATCCATATACGAAGAAGCTAAAAAAAGAGGAATTCCGGTTAGAAGATTGGGGAATGAAAGTATTTTAGAGCTAGGCTATGGTAAATATTCTAGGAAAATTCAAGCTGCTTTAACGGATTCAACAAGTGGAATTTCAATTGATATTTCATGTAATAAGCAAATAACTAAGCAATTGCTCAATGAAAATAATATACCTACGCCATTAGGCGATATGGCACATACAATTGAAGATGCCTTGGATATAGCTCAATATATTGGATATCCCGTAGTAATAAAACCGCTAGATGGAAATCAGGGCAAAGGAGTTGTATTAAACGTTAGGAATTCACAGGAATTGGAGGATAACTATCATATACCTTTAAAATACTCTGATTGTGTAATTGTTGAGAAATGTATAACAGGAAGTGATTACAGAGTTCTTGTTATTAATAATAAGGTTAGCGCAGTAGCAGAGAGAAAACCTCCTGAGGTTATCGGAGATGGCATACACACAATAGAAGAGTTAGTTGATCTTGAAAACAAAAATGAGTTAAGGGGCAACGGACATGAAAAGCCACTTACTAGAATTAGACTTGATACGATAGCGATAAATTATTTATATAAAAACAACCTATATGAATACTACATTCCTAAAGCAGGAGAGAGGATTAGATTAAGAGGTAATGGGAATCTAAGTACAGGTGGTAGTGCAATAGATTGTACGGGGATGATTCATCCAGAAAATGAAAAATTAGCAATTAAAGCCGCTAAGATCATTGGCTTAGATATAGCTGGAATTGATATGATAGCTAATGATATATCAAAGCCATTAGAAGAATGCGGGGGAGCAGTAATAGAAGTAAATACTGCGCCTGGCCTGAGAATGCATTTAAATCCAACTGAAGGCGATGGTATTAATGTAGCATCTGATATATTGGATTTCTTATATCCAAAAGGAAGACCGTATTCAGTTCCAATTTTTGCAATTACAGGTACAAATGGAAAAACTACAACAACTAGACTTATAAGTCACACTCTTTCAAAATCAGGTAAGAATGTTGGTATGACAACTTCTAGTGGTATTTATATTAACAATGAATGTGTTAAAGAGGGAGATAATACTGGGCCACTAAGCACAAGAAATGTTTTAAGCTCCAAAGATATAGATGTAGCTGTATTAGAAGTCGCAAGAGGTGGCATAGTAAGAGGTGGATTAGGTTATGATTTAGCAGACATAGGAATTTTGACTAATATAGGCGAAGACCATTTAGGACTTGATGATATCGAAACCATAGAAGATATGGCTTTTGTTAAAAGTTTAGTATTAGAAGCTGTTAAGCCAGATGGATATTCTGTAATCAATGCTGATGACAAAATGGCCGATTATTTATTAAAAAGAGCAAGTGGTAATATTATTTTATTTTCAATTAACAATACTGAACTATTTTTAAATCATATAAATGATGGAAATATAGGTATCAATGTAGAAAATGGCACTATATATGTTTATAGAAATAGAAAAAAAATTAGATTAATTGAATTAAATCAAATTCCTATAACATTCAACGGAGTTTTAAAATGTAATATTGAAAACGTACTGGCAGCATCAAGTGCTCTTTTTGCATCAGGAGCTTCTTTAAGTACTATTAGAGAGGGCTTAAAATCATTTAAACCGGATATTAATATGAATCCTGGAAGATTTAATATTTTTGATTTAGATAATATTAAAGTAATGATTGACTATGGCCATAATATAGATGGTTATGAGCAAGTCGGTAAATTTATTAAATCCTTAAATGTATCACGGTCAATTGGAGTTATAGGAATGCCAGGAGACAGGCCAAATAATCAAATATTCGAGATTGGTGTAAAGAGCTCGGAATATTTTTCTAAGATATATATAAAGGAAGATAGAGATTTAAGGGATAGAGAACCTGGAGAGGTTGCAAATATCATATATAATGGTTTGATTAGTGCTGATTTTAATCCTTCTAATATAAAAATAGTTTTATCGGAAACAGAAGCTTTAGAAACTGCCATTAGGGAATCAAGGGATGGAGACTTTATAACAATGTTCTATGAGGAACTTAGCCCAGCTGTTGATGTAATAAAGAACTATAAGGATCAGAAATTAATAAAGAAAAACACATCATATCCCACATTATCAACTAATATATTAACTAGTGTTAATTATAACAAAGCATAA
- a CDS encoding cyanophycinase: MGSHKKGILLIIGGAEDKEEKMHILRKFVRLLDSDDSKLLVLTTATKEPETVGENYRRVFSKLGMTNIDILNIDSREDANDEEFIDKIRNSEGIFFTGGDQLRITSIIGGTKASEALLDCYLSGGIIAGTSAGASAMSSIMIVEGDSNEPARKCTLKVAPGLNLLNNVIIDQHFAQRGRIGRLLCGVAENPDILGIGIDEDTSIIVFSDDTFEVYGTNSVTIADGRSIESSNVSELKPNEILAITNITLHVLPEGYAFDLNKRDVFRIY; this comes from the coding sequence ATGGGAAGTCATAAAAAAGGTATTTTATTAATAATAGGTGGTGCAGAAGACAAAGAGGAGAAAATGCATATTCTAAGGAAATTTGTTAGGTTGTTGGATAGTGATGATTCTAAATTATTAGTTCTTACCACGGCTACTAAAGAACCAGAAACAGTAGGAGAGAATTATCGTAGAGTATTTAGTAAGCTAGGTATGACTAATATAGATATTCTAAATATTGATAGTAGAGAAGATGCAAATGATGAAGAATTCATTGACAAAATTAGAAATTCCGAAGGCATCTTTTTTACTGGAGGCGATCAATTAAGAATCACTAGTATAATTGGAGGGACTAAAGCTTCTGAGGCTTTGCTTGATTGTTATTTAAGTGGTGGAATAATTGCCGGAACAAGTGCTGGTGCTTCTGCCATGAGTAGTATCATGATTGTAGAAGGTGATAGCAATGAACCGGCTAGAAAATGTACATTAAAGGTAGCCCCAGGTTTAAATTTATTAAATAACGTCATCATAGATCAACATTTTGCACAAAGAGGAAGAATTGGACGCCTATTATGTGGTGTTGCAGAAAATCCGGATATACTTGGTATTGGAATCGATGAGGACACTTCTATTATAGTTTTTTCTGATGATACATTTGAAGTATATGGCACAAATTCAGTTACAATCGCTGATGGAAGATCAATAGAAAGTTCTAATGTATCTGAACTTAAGCCTAATGAGATCTTAGCGATTACGAATATAACATTACATGTCTTGCCTGAAGGCTATGCATTTGATTTAAATAAAAGAGACGTCTTTAGAATATACTAA
- the iadA gene encoding beta-aspartyl-peptidase, which translates to MFMLLKGGECYAPHYDGKKDILIALDKICRIEDEIPQDKFWDLKIIDCNEKIIIPGLIDQHVHILGGGGEEGAISRIPEIQLSEIICAGVTTVVGVLGFDSITRNISNLLAKANSLEAEGITTYIYTGSYSLPTNTLTGKISTDIALIDKIIGVGEIALSDYRSSHPNLQSLKELAIEARKGGMIGSKAGIVHFHIGDGKSGIMQLFRLIEESDYPIDMFIPTHINRNRKLFEQGIKFIQMGGYIDITAGETSDKGYSFPEAMEVIKKGNNDFKKITFSSDGNGSNMGNGICKISQMFNDMRDSILNNKMDISTVIGTATINVAKFLKIYPKKGTIQVGSDADVVILDKSTLAIDTVISNGKVFMEDGKIIKRGKFEKYLN; encoded by the coding sequence ATGTTCATGTTACTAAAAGGTGGAGAATGCTATGCTCCTCATTATGACGGAAAAAAAGATATATTAATAGCATTAGATAAGATATGTAGAATTGAAGATGAAATACCACAAGATAAATTTTGGGACTTGAAAATTATCGACTGTAATGAAAAAATAATTATTCCTGGATTGATTGACCAGCACGTACATATTCTAGGTGGAGGTGGTGAGGAGGGAGCCATAAGCAGAATTCCTGAAATACAACTAAGTGAAATTATATGTGCTGGTGTAACGACAGTTGTAGGAGTCTTAGGTTTTGACTCTATTACCAGGAACATATCTAACCTATTGGCTAAGGCAAATTCTTTAGAAGCAGAGGGAATTACAACTTACATATATACTGGTAGCTACTCTCTTCCAACTAATACTTTAACAGGTAAGATTTCCACGGATATAGCATTAATAGACAAGATAATAGGGGTAGGTGAGATCGCATTATCAGATTACAGGTCCTCTCATCCAAATCTTCAAAGTTTAAAAGAACTTGCTATTGAGGCTAGAAAGGGTGGGATGATAGGTTCAAAAGCTGGGATAGTCCATTTTCATATAGGCGATGGTAAATCAGGGATTATGCAATTATTTAGATTGATTGAAGAATCAGATTATCCAATAGATATGTTCATTCCTACTCATATAAATAGAAATAGAAAACTATTCGAACAAGGAATAAAATTTATTCAAATGGGTGGATATATTGATATTACTGCAGGAGAGACTTCAGATAAAGGATATTCCTTCCCGGAAGCTATGGAAGTAATAAAAAAAGGTAATAATGATTTTAAAAAAATTACATTTTCATCAGATGGTAATGGTAGCAATATGGGAAATGGTATATGTAAGATATCTCAGATGTTTAATGACATGAGAGATAGTATATTGAATAATAAGATGGATATATCTACTGTAATAGGTACTGCTACTATAAATGTTGCAAAGTTTCTAAAAATATATCCTAAAAAAGGGACTATACAGGTAGGTAGTGATGCTGATGTTGTAATTCTAGATAAATCAACATTAGCGATAGATACTGTGATTAGTAATGGTAAAGTATTTATGGAGGATGGAAAGATAATAAAAAGAGGTAAATTTGAAAAATACCTAAATTAA